In Bermanella sp. WJH001, the genomic stretch GGGGCCAACCCCCTTAATGTGATCACTGTGCTCATGAGTGATAAGCACAGCTGTTAAATTTAAAGGGGTTAACCCTTTTTGGGCAAGACGGTTTTCAACTTCACGCAGGGTAAAACCATCATCAATTAAGATGCAGGTATCACCCTTTTGAATCAAGGTACCGTTACCTTTACTACCACTACCTATACTACAAAAACGCACTAGAGTTTATCTTGAATCTTTTCCAGTAAGCTTTGTGCTTGCGCATCTTCAGCAAGATTATCTGCATCCTGATGAATCGCCACATACACACCGGAACGTGCTTGATTTAGCTTAACCTGCAAGGGCACTTGAACAGGTTCTGGCTTACCGCCAAACAAACCAGACCAAAAGCCCACATCTTCTGGGTTACCAGGCTCTGTAAGCTCAATATAATAGGTACCGATACTGCGATTTAAATCTGTAATATTAATCTCAGCTTTTTTCAAAGCCTCACCTAATTCTGCCCAAGCGCGAGCAAATTCAATATTTAGTCGTAAAATTGGCGTGCCGTTACCGTCTTTTAATAGATCTGTTTCAAGCTTTACCTGGCTTAGTTCAGACAAACTGGCAGATTCAGGTTCATCCATTGATGCCAATACCAATGGCTTAGGCCTTGGTAAAACAAACTCTTTTATATTTAATTTCCCATCAACATCAGGAATGGGGAGCTGCGGCTTCAATGCAACTTGAGCCACCTCTTTAGGCACCTCAATGTTGCTGTTAACTTCGCTAGACAAATAATCGTTTGTACGGTCATGGAACAACCAACTACAACCATTCAATCCCAAAAACAGGACAAACAACACACCTAAACGCATTAGGTACTCCAATCTTATAATTATTAAACTAGCTTCCATTGACCCAGTGCTTGACGCAAAGGTTCCCTCAATGGTTCAGATAATGGCGTCAAAGGCAAACGAATAGCCGGACCAATTAGACCCATTTCATGCAACGCCCATTTAACCGGAATAGGGTTAGATTCTAAAAACATAGAATTGTGCAGCCCCATTAACTCATCGTTTAGTGCTTTCGCTTCATCGGCTTTACCATCAAGAGCCAATGCACACAATTGCGCCATTTGAGCAGGTGCCACGTTAGCAGTCACTGAAATATTACCTTTACCACCAGCAAGAATTAACTCATAAGCAGTTTCATCATCGCCAGAATATACAGCCATTTTTTCACCCACACGGGCAATCACATCACGGGCACGATCAATATCGCCTGTGGCTTCTTTAATACCAACAATATTGTCAAATTGCGCAAGACGCTCAACCGTTTCTGGCAACATATCACAAGCTGTACGCCCTGGTACGTTATACAGAATCTGAGGAATACTCGCCGCTTCAGCAATGGCTTTGTGATGTAAATACAAACCTTCTTGAGTCGGTTTGTTGTAATACGGGGTCACCAACAATACCGCATCGGCACCAAGGCGCTGTGCTTCTTTGGTCAAGTGAATGGCTTCAGAGGTTGAATTAGCACCCGTACCTGCAATCACAGGAATACGGCCATTAACCCATTTTACAACCTGACCAATAACCTCAAGATGCTCGGCAGGATCCAATGTTGCTGACTCGCCAGAGGTGCCAACCGCCACAATAGAAGCAGTACCCTTCTCAATGTGCATCTCAACCAATTTCTGTAGGGCATCCCAGTCCACAGCCCCTGTTTCTTCCATTGGTGTCACTAAAGCTACGATGCTTCCGGTGATCATGTACCTTCTCCGAGAACGATATAAAAATAGAGCGCAATGGTACTGGCGCAGCCCCTTTGTGGCAAGGCCCGCCAGTCCATATTGAGTGTTATACACACCCTAAAATAGATGTTTTGAAAATTACGCTTGAGTATCTGGAGCTTGTTGAACGGCTTGCACACCTTTTGGCCAAGCTGTCAGCACCGCCTTAAAGATGGTGGCCAGAGGAATTGCAAAAAACACACCCCACAAGCCCCACAAACCACCGAATAACAATACCGCCAAAATGATCACAACAGGGTGAAGGTTTACCGCCTCAGAAAACAACAAGGGTACCAGCACATTACCGTCCAAAGCCTGAATAATAAAATACACAGCAACAAGATAATAAAAATCTGAGCTTAACCCCCACTGGAAATAGGCAATCAATACAACCGGTATGGTCACCACTGCAGCCCCTATATACGGAATCACCACTGACAACCCAACCAATATAGCCAACAAAGCGGCGTATCGAATTCCCATGATGGCAAAAGCCACATAGGTGACAACTCCAACCACACCTATTTCAACAACCTTGCCACGAATATAATTGGCAAATTGTTGGTCCATTTCTCTCCACACACGGCCAATCAAAACCCGCTTAGAGGGCATCAAGGATACCCACCAACGCACCATCATGTTTCCGTCTTTCAAAAAAAAGAAAACCAGAATTGGCACTAGAACCAAATAAATGAGAATCGCCACAACGTTTGGTAAGTTTGATAATGAAAACGATAAAGCCAGCTGCCCTACCCGACCAATTTCTTCTCCAATGGTTTTTGTAAACGCCTTGATTTGATCTGGGTCGAAAATTTGCGGGTAACGCTCAGGCAAAATAACCATTAGCTCATGGCCTTTTGCCAACATCTTAGGCAGTTCAGTAAAGAGCT encodes the following:
- the dapA gene encoding 4-hydroxy-tetrahydrodipicolinate synthase translates to MITGSIVALVTPMEETGAVDWDALQKLVEMHIEKGTASIVAVGTSGESATLDPAEHLEVIGQVVKWVNGRIPVIAGTGANSTSEAIHLTKEAQRLGADAVLLVTPYYNKPTQEGLYLHHKAIAEAASIPQILYNVPGRTACDMLPETVERLAQFDNIVGIKEATGDIDRARDVIARVGEKMAVYSGDDETAYELILAGGKGNISVTANVAPAQMAQLCALALDGKADEAKALNDELMGLHNSMFLESNPIPVKWALHEMGLIGPAIRLPLTPLSEPLREPLRQALGQWKLV
- a CDS encoding AI-2E family transporter, which encodes MSMMRLIRGWVEQYFSDEEALFLLLLLVVGFVIVLSLGSELAPAIASVIVAYLLQGPVLALKRYGVGHTAAGVIVFVLFIVVCLTIMLIIIPAVWGQVTQLFTELPKMLAKGHELMVILPERYPQIFDPDQIKAFTKTIGEEIGRVGQLALSFSLSNLPNVVAILIYLVLVPILVFFFLKDGNMMVRWWVSLMPSKRVLIGRVWREMDQQFANYIRGKVVEIGVVGVVTYVAFAIMGIRYAALLAILVGLSVVIPYIGAAVVTIPVVLIAYFQWGLSSDFYYLVAVYFIIQALDGNVLVPLLFSEAVNLHPVVIILAVLLFGGLWGLWGVFFAIPLATIFKAVLTAWPKGVQAVQQAPDTQA
- the bamC gene encoding outer membrane protein assembly factor BamC — protein: MRLGVLFVLFLGLNGCSWLFHDRTNDYLSSEVNSNIEVPKEVAQVALKPQLPIPDVDGKLNIKEFVLPRPKPLVLASMDEPESASLSELSQVKLETDLLKDGNGTPILRLNIEFARAWAELGEALKKAEINITDLNRSIGTYYIELTEPGNPEDVGFWSGLFGGKPEPVQVPLQVKLNQARSGVYVAIHQDADNLAEDAQAQSLLEKIQDKL